One window from the genome of Malus domestica chromosome 01, GDT2T_hap1 encodes:
- the LOC103434363 gene encoding zinc finger protein ZAT12-like has translation MNMKRSITDMRELDHGLTMANCLMLLSRGINYNANQYDSFSVSPNRVFECKTCNRQFPSFQALGGHRASHKKPRLTGSSGEGNSNSSDQSLSQGSPPKPKTHECNICGLEFPIGQALGGHMRRHRAALSGSNTTSNVHERYSSSNSLNPQPAQVFQVLKKTNSGRRAMCLDLNLTPLENDLETLQLGKAAPLVGFL, from the coding sequence ATGAACATGAAGAGAAGCATCACAGATATGAGAGAGCTTGATCACGGCCTTACCATGGCCAACTGTTTGATGCTACTTTCCCGTGGCATCAACTACAACGCTAATCAATATGACTCCTTCTCTGTCTCCCCTAACCGGGTTTTCGAGTGCAAGACCTGCAATCGCCAGTTCCCTTCGTTCCAAGCGCTTGGAGGTCACCGTGCCAGTCACAAGAAGCCCAGGTTAACCGGATCATCAGGAGAAGGAAACAGCAATAGTTCTGATCAGAGTCTGTCACAAGGTTCACCACCAAAACCTAAGACGCATGAGTGCAACATATGTGGCCTAGAGTTTCCTATAGGGCAGGCCTTGGGGGGTCACATGAGGAGGCACAGGGCAGCCTTGAGCGGTAGCAATACTACTAGCAATGTTCATGAGCGATATTCAAGTTCGAATAGTCTAAATCCTCAGCCTGCGCAAGTATTTCAAGTTTTGAAGAAGACGAATAGCGGTAGGAGAGCTATGTGTTTGGATCTGAACTTAACGCCATTAGAGAATGACTTGGAGACTCTTCAGCTAGGGAAAGCAGCTCCACTTGTTGGgtttttgtaa